In Nicotiana tabacum cultivar K326 chromosome 2, ASM71507v2, whole genome shotgun sequence, the following proteins share a genomic window:
- the LOC107792179 gene encoding putative ubiquitin-conjugating enzyme E2 38 isoform X3, whose protein sequence is MDVEIEQLSSQDSDKLKHNKEVMTKDNSQTVAGSTSVSLDSGNNNSSNSDLSFHEDQNNGDDGMDDGDDVSNYDNDDDDNDYMFYDNDDDDECDYLSMQAQFDNVDLPAGVEATVSWLNEPAPSSKAPSQVSSSSHLVGVGTVKPTLPENGRSSNLSQVPASSSSLVSVESSSHGKEEATEEEAMKKYQSFKHFDVVDDFSDHHYSSLGFQGQQPPKAWSKKVQDEWKILENDLPDTIYVRVYESRMDLLRAVIIGPEGTPYHDGLFVFDVLFPQNYPDVPPMVYYYSGGLRLNPNLYDCGKVCLSLLNTWTGKGNERWLPKTSTMLQVLVSIQALILNSRPFFNEPGYEASYPGPDGERRSKAYNEDVFVLSLKTMTYTLRRPPKTIRRVI, encoded by the exons ATGGACGTTGAAATCGAACAACTTTCTTCTCAAGATTCTGACAAACTGAAACACAATAAG GAGGTTATGACTAAGGATAATTCACAAACAGTAGCTGGGTCCACATCCGTATCTCTTGACTCTGGCAATAACAACAGTTCCAATTCAGACCTCTCGTTTCATGAAGATCAGAATAATGGAGATGATGGCATGGATGATGGCGATGATGTGTCAAACTATGATaacgatgatgatgataatgactATATGTTTTATGACAATGATGACGATGATGAGTGTGATTACTTGAGCATGCAGGCACAATTTGATAATGTTGATTTGCCCGCTGGTGTAGAGGCCACAGTTTCTTGGTTGAATGAACCTGCTCCCAGTTCAAAAGCGCCTTCCCAAGTTAGCTCTTCTAGTCATCTAGTAGGCGTTGGGACAGTGAAACCCACACTTCCGGAGAACGGAAGGAGTAGTAACTTATCTCAGGTCCCTGCTTCAAGCAGTTCTCTAGTGTCTGTAGAGTCAAGTTCTCATGGAAAGGAAGAGGCAACTGAAGAAGAAGCCATGAAAAAATATCAGAGTTTTAAGCATTTTGATGTGGTAGATGACTTCTCAGATCATCATTACAGTAGCTTGGGCTTCCAGGGGCAACAG CCACCTAAGGCCTGGAGTAAGAAAGTTCAGGATGAGTGGAAGATATTGGAAAATGATTTACCCG ATACAATATATGTAAGGGTCTACGAATCAAGGATGGATCTCCTTAGGGCTGTCATCATTGGACCAGAAGGCACTCCATATCATGATGGTCTCTTTGTCTTTGATGTCCTGTTCCCACAAAACTATCCCGATGTGCCACCG ATGGTTTACTACTATTCTGGTGGTTTGAGACTGAACCCGAACTTGTATGATTGTGGAAAAGTCTGTCTCAGTCTTCTGAACACTTGGACCGGTAAAGGTAATGAAAGGTGGCTGCCCAAGACATCGACTATGCTGCAAGTCCTGGTTTCGATACAAGCTCTAATTTTGAATTCAAGGCCTTTCTTTAATGAGCCTGGATATGAAGCCTCATATCCTGGACCTGACGGAGAGAGGAGATCTAAAGCTTACAATGAAGATGTTTTTGTTCTATCTTTGAAAACAATGACATATACATTGAGGAGGCCCCCAAAG ACTATCAGGAGAGTGATTTAG